In Paracoccus methylovorus, a genomic segment contains:
- a CDS encoding RsmB/NOP family class I SAM-dependent RNA methyltransferase produces MGATLDEAAALVDRLAPSERARARRLALEVLRREERADRLLAPMLARRPRPEIMRILRLATVEMLALGEAPHGVVNSAVALARASGRKGQAASGMVNAVLRKVSGAGETWAALQPQKMPAWLRVPVVDAWGEDVARAIEGAHEAGAPLDLTPKGETPGEVLPTGSHRLPAGAQVSALPGYDKGDWWVQDAAAALAVWVLEPQPGEVIADLCAAPGGKTLQLAAAGAEVTAIDISEPRLARVADNLARCGLSAGLVAADALAWRPDQPLDAVLLDAPCSATGTIRRHPELPRIRDGAGLADLTALQAQLIDHALGLLKPGGRLVYATCSLLPAEGEEQLSAALARHPGLMVEPPRAPGIDPGWITAQGALRLRPDLWPERGGMDGFFIARLRKSA; encoded by the coding sequence ATGGGCGCGACGCTGGACGAGGCGGCCGCATTGGTCGATCGCCTTGCCCCCTCTGAACGCGCCCGCGCCCGACGCCTCGCGCTCGAGGTATTGCGGCGCGAGGAACGTGCCGACCGGCTGCTGGCACCGATGCTTGCCCGTCGCCCCCGGCCAGAAATCATGCGCATTCTGCGTCTCGCCACCGTCGAGATGCTGGCCTTGGGCGAGGCGCCGCATGGCGTGGTGAACTCGGCCGTGGCGCTGGCAAGGGCATCGGGGCGCAAGGGACAGGCCGCCTCCGGCATGGTGAATGCGGTGCTGCGCAAGGTCTCGGGCGCAGGCGAGACCTGGGCCGCGCTTCAGCCACAAAAGATGCCGGCCTGGTTGCGCGTCCCGGTCGTGGACGCATGGGGCGAAGATGTTGCCCGTGCCATCGAGGGGGCGCATGAGGCCGGCGCGCCCCTGGACCTGACCCCAAAGGGCGAGACCCCTGGCGAGGTGCTGCCGACCGGCTCGCACCGTCTGCCTGCCGGCGCTCAGGTTTCGGCGCTGCCCGGCTATGACAAGGGCGACTGGTGGGTGCAGGATGCTGCCGCCGCGCTGGCGGTGTGGGTGCTTGAGCCCCAACCCGGCGAAGTGATCGCCGATCTTTGCGCCGCGCCGGGCGGCAAGACCCTGCAACTCGCAGCAGCCGGGGCCGAGGTCACCGCGATTGATATATCCGAGCCGCGCCTTGCGCGCGTGGCCGACAACCTTGCGCGTTGCGGGCTGTCAGCGGGGCTGGTCGCGGCGGATGCGCTGGCATGGCGGCCGGATCAGCCGCTGGATGCGGTGCTGCTGGATGCGCCCTGTTCCGCGACCGGCACCATTCGCCGACACCCGGAACTGCCGCGCATCCGCGACGGGGCCGGGCTGGCGGATCTGACCGCGCTTCAGGCGCAACTGATCGACCATGCGCTGGGGCTGCTCAAACCCGGCGGGCGGCTGGTTTATGCCACATGCTCGCTTTTGCCCGCCGAGGGCGAAGAGCAACTGTCGGCCGCGCTTGCCCGCCACCCCGGCCTGATGGTCGAACCTCCTCGTGCCCCCGGAATCGATCCCGGCTGGATCACTGCGCAAGGCGCGCTGCGGCTGCGCCCCGACCTGTGGCCGGAACGCGGCGGCATGGACGGGTTCTTCATCGCGCGCTTGCGGAAATCCGCCTAG
- a CDS encoding heparinase II/III family protein produces MTESSVAPRGFLRRPEPKAIGHSGRGEQIVGGTLHLGGITLTGDFFAADLPASVAADLNGFGWLDDLAAVGTPRARAIAQDHVLRWLRRHRQTLPEAPEWAPQVAGRRLLRWIFHAGMILPGLDRDGAGPYFRALDQHLNHLRDSWYDSDDGLCRLEALAGLAIGAMSLRDRQSMAQPALIALAEEADAMGVATLSESRAPESLLEAMALLVWAQEVAEEAGLECPPELHAIIAEIAPILRALRHADGALPRFHGGGRGAAGRLDRCLRMAQGPALPVSGLAMGFARMARARTTLILDAAPPPGGPAAIRAHASTLAFELTVARQPLIVNCGPGDGFGPLWARASRATPCHSALCLAGLSSSRLNPNRQEGEPDILTERPALVWAGDCDALGNLTPPDCGPTHSPEPAHLLAGHDGWLASHGLTHLRELWLDPDGMALRGEDSLAALDASAQTRLEQVRPDEGLAFDIRFHLHPDVQASQQGNEIRLTLPNGEEWLFTHDGVGELRLEASCLLDRAMAEPRPSRQMAISAHLQGRAIQIGWTLARSGGR; encoded by the coding sequence ATGACCGAAAGCTCTGTCGCACCAAGGGGATTTCTACGCCGCCCCGAACCCAAGGCCATCGGCCATTCCGGTCGCGGCGAGCAGATCGTCGGCGGCACCCTGCATCTGGGCGGCATCACCCTGACCGGCGATTTCTTCGCCGCCGACCTGCCGGCCAGCGTCGCGGCGGACCTGAACGGTTTTGGTTGGCTTGACGACCTTGCGGCCGTGGGCACCCCGCGCGCTCGCGCCATCGCGCAGGATCATGTGCTGCGCTGGCTGCGCCGGCATCGCCAGACCCTGCCCGAGGCGCCGGAATGGGCGCCCCAGGTGGCCGGCCGGCGGTTGCTGCGCTGGATCTTTCACGCCGGGATGATCCTGCCGGGTCTGGATCGCGATGGGGCCGGACCCTATTTTCGCGCGCTCGACCAGCATCTGAACCATCTGCGCGACAGTTGGTATGACAGCGACGACGGGCTGTGCCGGCTTGAGGCGCTGGCAGGGTTGGCCATCGGCGCCATGTCCCTGCGCGACCGTCAGTCCATGGCGCAGCCGGCGCTGATCGCGCTGGCCGAAGAGGCAGATGCCATGGGCGTCGCCACCTTGTCCGAATCGCGTGCGCCCGAATCGCTGCTGGAAGCCATGGCGCTGCTGGTCTGGGCACAGGAGGTCGCCGAAGAGGCGGGGCTGGAATGCCCGCCCGAATTGCACGCCATCATCGCCGAGATCGCGCCCATCCTGCGCGCATTGCGCCATGCCGACGGGGCGCTGCCCCGTTTCCACGGCGGCGGACGCGGCGCGGCCGGACGTCTCGACCGCTGCCTGCGCATGGCGCAGGGTCCGGCTTTGCCCGTCAGCGGGCTGGCCATGGGCTTTGCCCGCATGGCGCGGGCGCGCACCACGCTGATCCTTGATGCGGCCCCCCCACCGGGTGGTCCGGCTGCGATCCGCGCCCATGCCTCGACCCTGGCTTTCGAACTGACGGTGGCGCGCCAGCCCTTGATCGTGAACTGCGGTCCCGGCGACGGTTTCGGCCCGCTTTGGGCCCGGGCCAGCCGCGCCACCCCCTGCCACTCGGCGCTGTGTCTTGCGGGGCTGTCCTCGTCGCGGCTGAACCCGAACCGGCAAGAGGGCGAGCCCGATATCCTGACCGAACGTCCCGCTTTGGTCTGGGCCGGTGATTGCGACGCCTTGGGCAACCTTACCCCGCCCGATTGCGGTCCGACCCACTCGCCCGAGCCGGCGCATCTTCTGGCCGGCCACGACGGCTGGCTGGCCAGCCATGGCCTGACGCATCTGCGCGAGCTTTGGCTTGATCCCGACGGCATGGCGTTGAGGGGCGAGGATTCGCTGGCGGCGCTGGATGCCAGCGCCCAGACCCGGCTGGAGCAGGTCCGCCCCGACGAGGGGCTGGCCTTCGACATCCGCTTTCATCTGCACCCCGACGTGCAGGCCAGCCAGCAGGGCAACGAAATCCGCCTGACCCTGCCCAATGGCGAGGAATGGCTGTTCACCCATGACGGGGTAGGAGAGCTGCGGCTTGAGGCATCCTGCCTGCTGGATCGTGCCATGGCCGAGCCGCGCCCCTCGCGCCAAATGGCGATTTCCGCCCATCTGCAGGGGCGTGCGATCCAGATCGGCTGGACCTTGGCGCGTTCCGGGGGTAGGTGA
- the purH gene encoding bifunctional phosphoribosylaminoimidazolecarboxamide formyltransferase/IMP cyclohydrolase, producing the protein MTDRIPLKRALISVSDKTGLIDFARALSARGVEILSTGGTAKTLREAGLSVVDVADVTGFPEMMDGRVKTLHPVVHGGLLALRDNEEHMAAAESHKIGMIDLLVVNLYPFEATVAKGAGYDDCIENIDIGGPAMIRAAAKNHAFVTVVVDVEDYAAVLTELDANDDRTTHAFRQRQAQIAYARTAAYDAAVSTWMAQAIGEQTPRRRSFSGQLAQTLRYGENPHQSAAFYKDGSDRPGVATARQWQGKELSYNNINDTDAAFELVAEFDPAQGPAVAIIKHANPCGVSRGDSAVDAYRRAFDCDRTSAFGGIIALNTTLDGETAKAITEIFTEVVIAPEATDEAKEIFAAKKNLRLLTTGGLPDPSAPGLAFRQVAGGFLVQGRDNGRILPADLKVVTKRQPTDQELDDLLFAWTVAKHVKSNAIVYARDLATVGIGAGQMSRVDSTRIGKRKSEDMAEALGLAQALTIGSSVASDAFFPFADGVEALAAAGARAVIQPGGSMRDAEVIEAADRLGLAMVFTGQRHFRH; encoded by the coding sequence ATGACCGACCGCATTCCGCTGAAGCGCGCGCTGATTTCCGTTTCCGACAAGACCGGGCTGATCGACTTTGCGCGGGCGCTTTCGGCGCGGGGCGTCGAGATACTGTCCACCGGCGGCACTGCCAAGACGCTGCGCGAGGCGGGGCTTAGCGTGGTGGACGTGGCCGACGTGACGGGTTTCCCCGAGATGATGGACGGCCGCGTCAAGACGCTGCACCCGGTCGTTCACGGCGGCCTGTTGGCGTTGCGCGACAACGAAGAGCATATGGCTGCCGCGGAATCGCACAAGATCGGGATGATCGACCTGCTGGTCGTGAACCTGTACCCGTTCGAGGCCACCGTGGCCAAAGGTGCGGGCTACGACGACTGCATCGAGAATATCGACATCGGCGGCCCGGCGATGATCCGCGCTGCCGCCAAGAACCATGCCTTCGTCACGGTCGTGGTGGATGTCGAGGATTACGCCGCCGTCCTGACCGAGCTTGACGCCAATGACGATCGCACCACCCATGCCTTCCGCCAACGGCAGGCCCAGATCGCCTATGCGCGGACGGCGGCCTATGATGCGGCTGTTTCGACCTGGATGGCGCAGGCCATTGGCGAACAGACCCCACGCCGCCGCAGCTTTTCGGGACAGTTGGCGCAGACCCTGCGCTATGGCGAAAACCCGCATCAGTCCGCCGCCTTCTACAAGGACGGATCGGATCGCCCGGGCGTCGCCACCGCCCGTCAATGGCAGGGCAAGGAGCTGTCCTACAACAACATCAACGACACCGATGCCGCCTTTGAACTGGTGGCCGAATTCGACCCGGCGCAGGGTCCGGCTGTGGCGATCATCAAGCACGCCAACCCCTGCGGCGTGTCGCGGGGCGACAGCGCGGTCGATGCCTATCGGCGCGCCTTTGACTGCGACCGCACCTCGGCCTTTGGCGGCATCATCGCGCTGAACACCACGCTTGACGGAGAGACGGCAAAGGCGATCACCGAGATCTTCACCGAGGTCGTCATCGCGCCCGAGGCCACCGACGAAGCGAAAGAGATCTTTGCCGCCAAGAAGAACCTGCGGCTTTTGACCACGGGCGGGCTGCCCGATCCTTCGGCCCCCGGGCTTGCCTTCCGTCAGGTGGCGGGCGGGTTTCTGGTGCAGGGCCGCGACAATGGCCGCATCCTGCCTGCGGACCTGAAGGTGGTGACCAAGCGCCAGCCTACGGATCAGGAACTGGACGACCTGCTTTTCGCCTGGACCGTGGCCAAGCATGTGAAATCGAACGCCATCGTCTATGCCCGCGACCTGGCCACCGTCGGTATCGGTGCCGGTCAGATGAGCCGCGTCGATTCGACCCGTATCGGCAAGCGCAAATCCGAAGACATGGCCGAGGCGCTGGGTCTGGCGCAGGCGCTGACCATCGGTTCCTCGGTCGCCTCGGACGCCTTCTTCCCGTTTGCCGACGGGGTTGAGGCGCTGGCGGCGGCGGGTGCGCGGGCGGTGATCCAGCCCGGCGGCTCGATGCGTGACGCCGAGGTGATCGAGGCCGCCGACCGGCTGGGTCTGGCCATGGTGTTCACCGGCCAACGGCATTTCCGTCACTGA
- the lspA gene encoding signal peptidase II, producing MAGLVFLLDQVLKYLVVHVLRLDQLREIDVFDPWLNLRMAWNQGMNFGLFASDVEVMRWVLIVIALAVCLWVGIWVGRAKPSRFAQISAGLLIGGALGNVVDRLTYGAVADFLNMSLPGWRNPYSFNVADIAIFAGAMGLVLLPPDKKPGTKKRKTPAKPRTAKPRPPDPQPQTEAQGELVLDDKTRDEPGNTR from the coding sequence GTGGCAGGGCTGGTTTTTCTGCTGGATCAGGTGCTGAAGTATCTGGTCGTGCATGTGCTGCGGCTGGATCAGTTGCGCGAGATCGACGTATTCGACCCGTGGCTGAACCTGCGCATGGCCTGGAATCAGGGCATGAACTTCGGCCTTTTCGCCAGCGACGTCGAGGTGATGCGCTGGGTGCTGATCGTCATCGCCCTTGCCGTTTGCCTTTGGGTCGGGATCTGGGTTGGACGCGCCAAGCCCTCGCGCTTTGCGCAGATTTCGGCCGGGCTGCTGATCGGCGGGGCTTTGGGCAATGTCGTGGACCGGCTGACCTATGGTGCGGTCGCGGATTTCCTGAACATGTCGCTGCCGGGCTGGCGCAACCCCTATAGCTTCAATGTGGCCGATATCGCGATTTTCGCAGGTGCGATGGGGCTGGTCCTGCTGCCGCCCGACAAGAAGCCGGGGACGAAAAAACGCAAGACCCCTGCCAAGCCTCGCACGGCGAAACCGCGCCCGCCTGATCCGCAGCCGCAGACCGAGGCGCAAGGCGAACTGGTGCTGGATGACAAGACCCGTGACGAGCCGGGGAATACGCGCTAA
- a CDS encoding DUF3035 domain-containing protein: protein MRAIALTMTMLLLAACSSDPHLMNTNSGSSSPDEFSILPTKPLQMPADLNVLPPPTPGGANITDPTPQADAVVALGGNPGQLSAQGIGAADGALIAYASRLGRDPGIRQTTAQEDLKWRSRHSRRALEVLARTNVYYRAYDPMTLDSWSELERWRPTGVQLPAAPPRGMGGNGKVQAPRVVDRVPILSED from the coding sequence ATGCGGGCGATCGCGCTGACCATGACCATGCTGCTGCTGGCCGCCTGCAGCAGTGATCCGCATCTGATGAACACCAATTCCGGCAGTTCCAGTCCAGATGAATTCTCGATCCTGCCCACCAAGCCCTTGCAGATGCCGGCCGATCTGAACGTGCTGCCCCCGCCGACGCCGGGTGGCGCGAACATCACCGATCCGACGCCGCAGGCCGATGCGGTGGTGGCATTGGGCGGCAATCCCGGGCAGCTTTCCGCGCAGGGTATCGGGGCGGCGGACGGCGCGCTGATCGCCTATGCCTCGCGTCTTGGCCGCGACCCGGGGATCCGCCAGACCACCGCGCAAGAGGACCTGAAATGGCGCAGCCGCCATTCCCGCCGCGCGCTTGAGGTCCTGGCGCGGACCAATGTCTATTACCGCGCCTATGATCCGATGACGCTGGATAGCTGGTCCGAACTGGAACGCTGGCGCCCGACGGGCGTGCAATTGCCTGCGGCGCCGCCGCGCGGCATGGGCGGCAACGGCAAGGTGCAGGCCCCCCGCGTAGTGGATCGGGTGCCGATCCTGAGCGAGGACTGA
- a CDS encoding M16 family metallopeptidase, which yields MIILTRLAPFALVLAATPALAEMPSGISHFTLPNGLETVVIEDHRAPVVVQMLWYKIGSADEQPGKSGIAHYLEHLMFKGTDKLGPGELSKTVTANGGMDNAFTSYDFTTYFQRIASDRLPLIMEMEADRMANLKIGEDDWQAERQVVLEERSQRTDSDPGAQFGEERSAVQFYNHPYGRPVIGWRQEMEGLTRDDAIAWYDAHYAPNAAVLVIAGDVTPEQVRELAETHYGPVQPKADAPRNPRPQEPIQRSPRRIERVDARVAQPVMIRTVIAPERNSGDQQTAAALTVLADLLAGSSQTSMLARELMLTGKALYVNAFYDGFSVDPTTFGISMVPAPGVENAEAEAALDAALAKFLDEGPDPAQLERVKTRIRAARIYSQDSAHGRAYDYGQGLATGLTVEDVNDWPEILAAVTPEDVRAAAKLVLDNRATVTGWLLPAPDAPADALQPVSAEAANPGEVE from the coding sequence ATGATCATTCTGACCCGTCTTGCCCCCTTTGCGCTGGTGCTGGCGGCGACACCCGCGCTGGCCGAAATGCCCAGCGGGATCAGCCATTTTACGCTGCCCAACGGCCTTGAGACCGTGGTGATCGAGGATCACCGCGCCCCGGTCGTGGTGCAGATGCTGTGGTACAAGATCGGTTCGGCCGACGAACAGCCGGGCAAGTCCGGCATCGCGCATTACCTGGAACACCTGATGTTCAAGGGCACCGACAAGCTGGGACCCGGTGAGCTGTCCAAGACCGTGACCGCCAATGGCGGCATGGACAACGCCTTTACCAGCTATGACTTCACCACCTATTTCCAGCGTATCGCCAGCGACCGGCTGCCGCTGATCATGGAGATGGAGGCCGATCGCATGGCCAATCTGAAGATCGGCGAGGACGACTGGCAGGCCGAACGGCAGGTCGTGCTGGAGGAGCGCTCGCAACGCACCGACAGCGACCCCGGCGCGCAATTCGGCGAGGAACGCAGCGCCGTGCAGTTCTATAACCACCCCTACGGCCGCCCGGTCATCGGCTGGCGGCAAGAGATGGAGGGGCTGACGCGCGACGATGCCATTGCCTGGTATGACGCGCATTATGCCCCCAATGCCGCAGTGCTGGTGATCGCCGGCGACGTGACGCCCGAACAGGTCAGGGAACTGGCCGAAACCCATTACGGCCCCGTCCAGCCCAAGGCCGACGCGCCCCGCAATCCACGCCCGCAAGAGCCGATCCAGCGTTCGCCCCGGCGAATTGAACGGGTGGATGCCCGCGTCGCCCAGCCTGTGATGATCCGCACCGTGATCGCGCCCGAACGCAACAGCGGCGATCAGCAGACTGCCGCCGCGCTGACCGTATTGGCCGATCTGCTGGCAGGCTCCAGCCAGACCTCGATGCTGGCGCGGGAACTGATGCTGACGGGCAAGGCGCTTTACGTCAACGCCTTCTACGACGGGTTCTCGGTCGATCCGACGACCTTCGGTATCTCGATGGTGCCGGCCCCGGGCGTCGAGAATGCCGAGGCCGAGGCGGCGCTGGACGCAGCATTGGCGAAATTCCTGGATGAGGGGCCTGATCCCGCGCAATTGGAGCGGGTCAAGACCCGGATTCGTGCCGCGCGTATCTATTCCCAGGATTCGGCGCATGGCCGGGCCTATGACTATGGACAGGGCCTAGCCACCGGCCTGACGGTCGAAGACGTGAACGATTGGCCCGAGATTCTGGCCGCCGTTACGCCTGAGGACGTTCGCGCCGCCGCGAAACTGGTGCTGGACAACCGCGCCACCGTTACCGGCTGGCTGCTGCCGGCGCCGGATGCGCCTGCCGACGCGCTGCAACCCGTCTCTGCCGAAGCTGCCAATCCGGGGGAAGTCGAATGA
- a CDS encoding M16 family metallopeptidase, producing MIRAFATLVFVALASLPARAIEIQEITSPGGIRAWLVEDHSIPFTALSLMFRGGASLDAPDKRGQMSLMTSLLEEGSGQMDSVQYAEAVEGLGAQNRFDVGDDALSVSARMLTENRDQAAELLRQALTEPRFDPDAVERVRAQLQAAIRSEATDPNSIASKELARQAWGDHPSATSINGTLESVAALTRDDLIDATNRILARDRVVVAAAGDISAEDLGKLIDTVLGRLPEKGSVPLPDRAELQLTGGVTVIDWDSPQTVVSFAQPGLPMSDPDYFAAFVADHILGGGGFSSRLMDQIREKRGLTYGVRTGLSNGVYGETWQGGMASANDKVAEAVGLIRQEWDRFVEGGVTDKELTDAKTYLTGEYALRFDGNGKIASILSGMQLIGLPADYVNTRNSKIEAVTAEDVQRVATRVLHSDQIRFVLVGRPEGIDATN from the coding sequence ATGATCCGCGCTTTTGCCACGCTTGTTTTTGTCGCACTGGCCAGCCTGCCTGCCCGCGCCATCGAAATTCAGGAAATCACCTCGCCCGGTGGCATCAGGGCCTGGCTGGTCGAGGATCATTCGATTCCCTTCACCGCCCTGTCCCTGATGTTCAGGGGCGGTGCCAGCCTTGATGCGCCGGACAAGCGCGGCCAGATGAGCCTGATGACCTCGTTGCTGGAGGAAGGCTCGGGGCAGATGGATTCGGTGCAATATGCCGAGGCGGTCGAGGGGCTTGGGGCGCAGAACCGTTTTGACGTGGGTGACGATGCGCTTAGCGTCAGTGCGCGGATGCTGACGGAAAACCGCGATCAGGCTGCCGAATTGCTGCGTCAGGCACTGACCGAGCCGCGCTTTGACCCCGATGCGGTCGAACGGGTGCGGGCGCAGTTGCAAGCCGCGATCCGGTCCGAGGCGACCGATCCGAACTCCATCGCCAGCAAAGAACTGGCCCGGCAGGCATGGGGCGATCACCCCTCCGCCACCTCGATCAACGGCACGCTTGAATCCGTCGCCGCGTTGACGCGCGACGATCTGATCGACGCCACGAACCGCATCCTTGCCCGCGACCGCGTAGTGGTGGCGGCGGCAGGCGATATCAGCGCCGAGGATCTGGGCAAGCTGATCGACACTGTCCTTGGCAGGCTGCCCGAAAAAGGCTCGGTGCCGCTGCCGGACAGGGCCGAATTGCAGCTGACCGGCGGGGTGACGGTGATCGACTGGGACAGCCCGCAAACGGTGGTCAGTTTCGCCCAACCCGGCCTGCCGATGTCCGATCCCGACTATTTCGCCGCATTCGTCGCAGATCATATCCTGGGCGGCGGCGGCTTTTCATCGCGGTTGATGGATCAGATCCGCGAGAAGCGTGGGCTGACCTATGGCGTGCGCACCGGTCTTTCGAATGGCGTCTATGGCGAAACCTGGCAGGGCGGCATGGCCAGCGCCAATGACAAGGTGGCCGAGGCCGTCGGGCTGATTCGCCAAGAGTGGGACCGGTTTGTCGAGGGTGGCGTGACGGATAAGGAATTGACCGACGCCAAGACCTATCTGACCGGCGAATATGCCCTGCGCTTCGACGGCAACGGCAAGATTGCCAGTATTCTGAGCGGAATGCAGTTGATCGGCCTGCCCGCGGATTACGTCAACACCCGCAACAGCAAGATCGAGGCCGTCACCGCCGAGGATGTGCAGCGTGTCGCTACGCGCGTGCTGCATTCCGACCAGATCCGCTTTGTGCTGGTCGGCCGGCCGGAAGGCATTGACGCCACGAACTGA
- the mutL gene encoding DNA mismatch repair endonuclease MutL has protein sequence MNTHAPKMRPVIRQLDETAANRIAAGEVVERPASAVKELVENALDAGAARIEVAIAKGGKGLIRVTDDGCGMTAGDLPLALARHATSKIDGSDLLDIRSFGFRGEALPSLGAVGRLAITSRTPDDDGAQISVAGGRIGPVKPAAGNRGTVVELRDLFFATPARLKFLRTDRAETQAVVEVIRRLAMAEPYVGFTLIDEDEGRVLFRADAEQGELFDALQTRLARVMGRDFIDNALPIDATRDDITLTGFAALPTYSRGAAVAQHLYVNGRPVRDKMLTGALRAGYMDVLPSGRHPAAVLFLTCDPHQVDVNVHPAKAEVRFREPAIARGLVVSALRHALAGAGHRTSSTVATAALGVARPEPEAPRRYQASYAPAHPSAPAIAASFAFQAPGFAEAPTARVEPEPETPAGAPLGAARAQLHENWIIAQTADGIVIVDQHAAHERLVYERLKAQAEANGIAGQALLIPEIVELSEAEAQRILSIAGELATLGLVIEPFGGGAVAVREVPALIQRLNAQRLIRDILDDLADQGTSERLRARVDAVLSSMACHGSVRSGRRMSADEMNALLREMERTPKSGQCNHGRPTWVELKLSDIERLFGR, from the coding sequence ATGAACACTCATGCCCCCAAGATGCGTCCCGTTATCCGGCAGTTAGACGAAACTGCCGCCAACCGCATCGCTGCTGGCGAGGTGGTCGAACGGCCGGCCTCGGCGGTCAAGGAATTGGTCGAGAACGCGCTGGATGCCGGTGCCGCGCGCATCGAGGTCGCGATTGCCAAGGGCGGCAAGGGGCTGATCCGCGTCACCGACGATGGCTGCGGCATGACCGCCGGCGATCTGCCGCTGGCGCTGGCCCGCCATGCCACCAGCAAGATCGACGGCAGCGACCTTCTGGACATCCGCAGCTTCGGCTTTCGCGGCGAGGCGCTGCCCAGCCTGGGGGCTGTCGGGCGTCTTGCGATCACAAGCCGGACGCCTGATGACGACGGGGCACAGATCAGCGTCGCAGGTGGGCGCATCGGCCCGGTCAAGCCGGCGGCGGGCAATCGTGGTACGGTGGTCGAGTTGCGCGACCTGTTCTTTGCCACGCCGGCGCGGCTGAAATTCCTGCGCACCGACCGGGCCGAGACACAGGCCGTGGTCGAGGTGATCCGCCGCCTTGCCATGGCCGAACCCTATGTCGGCTTCACCCTGATCGACGAGGACGAGGGGCGGGTGCTGTTTCGTGCCGATGCCGAACAGGGCGAGCTCTTCGACGCGCTTCAGACCCGGTTGGCCCGCGTCATGGGACGTGACTTCATCGATAATGCCCTGCCCATAGACGCCACGCGCGACGATATCACGCTGACCGGCTTTGCCGCCTTGCCGACCTATTCGCGCGGCGCAGCGGTGGCGCAGCACCTTTACGTCAACGGCCGCCCCGTCCGGGACAAGATGCTGACGGGCGCGCTGCGGGCGGGTTATATGGATGTGCTTCCCTCGGGGCGGCATCCGGCGGCGGTGTTGTTTCTGACCTGCGACCCGCATCAGGTCGACGTGAACGTGCATCCGGCAAAGGCCGAGGTCCGGTTCCGCGAACCCGCCATTGCGCGCGGGCTGGTGGTTTCTGCTCTGCGCCATGCGCTGGCGGGGGCGGGGCATCGCACCTCGTCCACGGTGGCGACGGCGGCGCTGGGGGTGGCGCGGCCTGAACCCGAGGCTCCGCGCCGCTATCAGGCCAGCTATGCGCCCGCCCACCCCTCGGCCCCGGCCATTGCCGCCAGCTTTGCCTTTCAGGCGCCCGGTTTCGCCGAGGCGCCGACCGCAAGGGTCGAGCCCGAGCCCGAGACCCCGGCCGGGGCACCCTTGGGTGCCGCAAGGGCGCAACTGCATGAGAACTGGATCATTGCCCAGACCGCCGATGGCATCGTTATCGTCGATCAGCATGCCGCGCATGAACGGCTGGTCTATGAGCGGCTGAAGGCGCAGGCCGAGGCGAATGGCATCGCCGGTCAGGCTCTGCTGATCCCCGAGATCGTCGAACTGTCCGAAGCCGAGGCCCAACGCATCCTGTCCATAGCCGGCGAATTGGCCACGCTGGGGCTGGTGATCGAGCCCTTTGGCGGCGGTGCGGTGGCGGTACGAGAGGTTCCGGCGCTGATCCAGCGGTTGAATGCCCAGCGGCTGATCCGCGACATTCTGGATGATCTGGCCGATCAGGGTACATCCGAGCGGCTGCGGGCGCGGGTCGATGCGGTGCTGTCCTCGATGGCCTGCCACGGCTCGGTGCGTTCGGGCCGGCGCATGAGTGCGGACGAGATGAACGCACTTTTGCGCGAAATGGAGCGGACACCGAAATCCGGCCAGTGCAACCATGGCCGACCCACTTGGGTCGAACTGAAGCTTTCGGATATCGAGCGGCTGTTCGGGCGATGA
- a CDS encoding DUF3775 domain-containing protein encodes MLEISPEKIAHVIIRAREYDSGVNAWAHSGHRTGHGTQTELAEFIAGLNDDEQASLVAVMWIGRDTFGPEDLDEAIETAKAERSAPTQDYLMGEPQLADYLEAGMEALGLSPEEVEDDLHRPV; translated from the coding sequence ATGTTGGAAATCAGTCCTGAAAAGATCGCCCATGTCATTATCCGCGCCCGCGAATACGACAGCGGCGTGAATGCTTGGGCGCACAGCGGGCACCGCACCGGCCACGGGACCCAGACCGAACTGGCCGAATTCATCGCCGGCCTGAACGACGACGAACAGGCCAGCCTTGTCGCGGTAATGTGGATCGGCCGCGACACTTTCGGACCTGAGGATCTGGACGAGGCTATCGAGACCGCCAAGGCCGAACGCAGCGCCCCCACCCAGGACTACCTGATGGGAGAGCCGCAACTGGCCGATTATCTGGAGGCCGGGATGGAGGCCCTTGGCCTGTCACCCGAAGAGGTCGAGGACGATCTGCACCGCCCTGTCTAG